From a single Candidatus Defluviilinea gracilis genomic region:
- a CDS encoding Crp/Fnr family transcriptional regulator gives MLKMDEIRKDNTRNLLADIELFAGLTPTQLDWVAQHAHRRIFEAGRNVMTIEQPGEAVYIILHGTVKIHVEQGERDVILSILGSGDLLGEMSLIDSIGRSASAVTLESSLMLWMDRTTFNYLLDNFPPVARNLVKILSARVRLSDQLIQALATLDVNGRVARQLLAFAEKYGHEKDGVTQIRITLTQGDIADLVGASRKRVNQAMVMFKEQGLIDNLDGRIGIKDSEGLARYCR, from the coding sequence ATGCTCAAAATGGATGAGATCAGGAAGGACAACACTCGCAACCTGCTCGCGGACATCGAACTGTTCGCAGGGCTGACGCCGACTCAACTCGATTGGGTTGCCCAGCACGCGCATCGCCGCATCTTCGAGGCGGGACGCAATGTGATGACCATCGAACAACCTGGCGAGGCGGTGTATATCATCTTGCATGGTACGGTGAAAATTCACGTCGAGCAAGGCGAACGGGATGTGATTCTTTCGATACTGGGAAGCGGCGATTTGCTTGGCGAGATGAGTCTGATTGACAGCATCGGTCGCTCTGCCAGCGCGGTGACGTTGGAAAGCAGTCTGATGTTGTGGATGGATAGGACGACATTCAACTACCTGCTTGATAACTTCCCGCCTGTTGCGCGAAACTTGGTAAAGATTCTCTCTGCGCGTGTGCGGTTATCGGATCAACTCATTCAAGCGCTGGCAACATTAGATGTGAACGGACGCGTGGCGCGTCAACTGCTGGCGTTCGCCGAGAAATACGGGCACGAAAAAGACGGCGTGACACAAATCCGCATCACGCTTACGCAGGGAGACATCGCCGACTTGGTCGGCGCGTCGCGGAAGCGGGTCAATCAGGCGATGGTGATGTTCAAGGAGCAGGGATTGATTGATAATCTCGATGGCAGGATCGGGATAAAAGATAGCGAGGGGTTGGCGAGGTATTGTAGGTAG
- a CDS encoding M42 family metallopeptidase, giving the protein MNLPNFDTNHFTKFLVDLLNIPSPTGFAEPAIAFVEKELSQYQQLELSRTRKGALVAKWTVESDLPPVALTAHVDTLGAVVKEIKSSGRLKLSRIGGVQWPTIETEGVWVFTSKGEKIRGSVLIDNASGHIFGGTDTPRNDDHMEVRLDARTTSEKETRELGINVGDCVAFDPRVEVTNGFIRSRFLDDKACVANVVAAIKSLAESGRSPKRSVYFHISNYEEVGHGASAGIPSDVAELVTVDMAVVGAGQESDEFSATLCIKDSGGVYHEGLNKKLRAIAEKHGIAYKTDVYPLYGSDGEAFWRAGGDVALALIGPGIDASHNYERAHMDGLNATTNWIMAYLID; this is encoded by the coding sequence ATGAACCTTCCCAATTTTGACACAAACCATTTCACCAAATTTCTCGTTGACCTGCTCAACATCCCCTCACCCACTGGCTTTGCGGAGCCTGCGATTGCTTTTGTTGAAAAGGAGTTGTCGCAGTATCAGCAGTTGGAGTTATCGAGAACTCGCAAAGGCGCACTCGTTGCAAAGTGGACGGTGGAAAGTGATCTGCCGCCTGTGGCTTTGACCGCGCATGTGGATACGCTTGGCGCGGTGGTGAAGGAAATTAAATCAAGCGGACGGCTGAAGTTGAGTCGCATTGGCGGGGTGCAGTGGCCCACGATTGAAACCGAAGGCGTGTGGGTGTTCACGTCGAAGGGCGAGAAGATTCGCGGATCGGTGTTGATTGATAATGCGTCGGGTCATATTTTTGGGGGGACAGACACTCCGCGCAATGACGATCACATGGAAGTGAGGCTCGACGCGCGCACAACATCCGAAAAAGAAACGCGCGAGTTGGGAATCAACGTCGGCGATTGCGTGGCGTTCGATCCGCGCGTTGAGGTGACAAATGGATTCATCCGCTCGCGGTTCCTCGACGACAAGGCCTGCGTGGCAAATGTTGTGGCGGCGATCAAGTCGTTGGCAGAATCAGGCCGAAGTCCGAAAAGAAGCGTGTACTTCCACATCTCCAATTATGAGGAGGTGGGTCACGGCGCGTCGGCGGGAATCCCATCTGATGTGGCGGAGTTGGTCACGGTGGATATGGCGGTCGTCGGCGCGGGGCAGGAGTCGGATGAGTTCAGCGCGACGTTGTGCATCAAAGATAGCGGCGGCGTGTATCACGAGGGCTTGAATAAAAAGTTGCGCGCGATAGCCGAGAAACATGGCATCGCGTACAAGACCGATGTGTATCCGCTTTACGGGTCGGACGGCGAGGCGTTTTGGCGCGCTGGCGGCGATGTTGCGCTGGCGTTGATCGGTCCTGGCATTGATGCGTCGCACAATTACGAACGCGCACACATGGACGGGTTGAACGCGACGACGAATTGGATCATGGCGTATTTAATTGATTAA
- a CDS encoding acyl-CoA thioesterase, with amino-acid sequence MSYRFYHPIEVRYGDLDPQGHVNNAKHLTYFEQARIAYLVELGLFTKDQSFMEIGVILADAHITYLEPVYFGQKIKVGVHVAKLGNKSMTWEQNIVDADSGREIAKGEVVMVTYDYRAEKTISVPQEWREKIMEFEGSNL; translated from the coding sequence ATGAGTTATCGTTTCTATCATCCCATCGAAGTCCGCTACGGGGATTTGGATCCGCAGGGACACGTCAACAACGCGAAGCATCTCACCTACTTCGAGCAGGCGCGGATCGCGTATTTGGTCGAGTTGGGACTATTCACGAAAGATCAATCCTTTATGGAAATCGGCGTGATTCTGGCGGATGCGCACATCACGTATCTTGAGCCTGTGTATTTCGGGCAGAAGATCAAGGTTGGAGTCCATGTGGCGAAGTTGGGGAACAAATCTATGACGTGGGAGCAGAATATCGTGGACGCGGATTCAGGCAGGGAAATTGCCAAAGGCGAAGTGGTGATGGTGACGTATGATTATCGCGCCGAGAAGACGATTTCCGTTCCGCAGGAGTGGCGGGAGAAAATTATGGAGTTTGAAGGTTCGAATTTATAA
- a CDS encoding BstYI produces the protein MKIVYEYSHLGGSEILKVRYPKYEQELYDVIAMVKAHRTKISKEKTKKGRELYSPIDMNEQFSKAFQGRGYKELRDTYTITVPNSDIAISGAYKQVDFVKEKVLVEVQFGKYAFMFYDMAKFQYFFNENKADVGIEIVPCHNLHKGMSSGVSYGEQLVYDIERLKRHFPAVPVKVILIDVDK, from the coding sequence ATGAAAATAGTATATGAATATTCTCATCTTGGCGGTTCGGAAATATTGAAGGTTCGTTATCCAAAGTATGAACAAGAACTATACGATGTAATTGCTATGGTCAAAGCGCATAGAACAAAGATAAGCAAGGAAAAGACTAAAAAAGGCAGAGAGTTGTATTCGCCTATTGACATGAACGAGCAATTCAGTAAGGCATTTCAAGGAAGGGGGTACAAAGAACTTAGAGACACGTACACAATTACAGTACCAAATTCAGATATTGCCATATCTGGAGCATATAAACAAGTCGATTTTGTCAAAGAGAAGGTTTTAGTTGAGGTTCAATTTGGTAAGTATGCCTTTATGTTTTATGATATGGCTAAATTCCAATATTTTTTCAACGAAAACAAAGCGGATGTTGGAATTGAAATCGTACCCTGTCATAATCTACACAAAGGAATGTCGTCAGGAGTTTCATACGGCGAACAACTTGTGTATGATATCGAAAGACTAAAGCGGCATTTTCCTGCCGTGCCCGTGAAAGTTATTCTAATTGATGTGGACAAATAA
- a CDS encoding DUF433 domain-containing protein, with amino-acid sequence MSIQNLEPQISRLSRAEKAELLQRLAQEVGNTWAGIEKTAGVSGGEACIVRTRIPVWTLDNYRRLGWTEVAILENFPSLRAVDLVNAWVYADSHEDEIEQAIRSNEEA; translated from the coding sequence ATGAGTATTCAAAATCTCGAACCGCAGATTTCTCGTCTGAGCCGCGCCGAAAAAGCGGAATTGTTACAGCGACTCGCTCAAGAAGTGGGAAACACGTGGGCGGGAATCGAAAAAACCGCTGGCGTGTCGGGAGGCGAAGCGTGTATCGTGCGGACGCGCATCCCTGTTTGGACTCTCGATAACTATCGCCGCCTTGGGTGGACGGAAGTCGCCATCCTTGAAAATTTTCCCTCCCTGCGCGCGGTGGATCTGGTCAACGCCTGGGTGTACGCCGATTCGCATGAAGATGAAATCGAGCAAGCCATTCGGTCGAACGAGGAAGCCTGA
- a CDS encoding site-specific DNA-methyltransferase — protein sequence MKISSKFDPKTNCVLYEGDCLELLKQVPNETVKLVVTSPPYNIGKEYEKRLNLNEYLEQQKQVIAECARVLHPEGSICWQVGNFVSNGEITPLDIVLYPVFASLGLHLRNRIVWEFGHGLHASKRFSGRYEVVLWFTKSNKYTFNLDPIRVPQKYPQKKHFKGPKKGELSGNPLGKNPSDIWDVPNVKANHIEKTIHPCQFPVELIERLVLSMTNENDWVLDPFMGVGSTAIASLIHNRRAVGAEIMPEYISIAKDRIIKAVNGELQIRPMERPVYNPTKPTENIPPKVIKLAKIKTAQLSLMEKRGKYKVEKKK from the coding sequence ATGAAAATTTCCTCAAAATTTGACCCGAAGACAAATTGCGTACTTTATGAAGGCGATTGCTTAGAGTTACTGAAACAGGTTCCCAATGAAACTGTCAAACTTGTGGTCACATCTCCTCCATACAATATTGGCAAAGAGTACGAAAAACGCTTAAACCTCAATGAGTATCTGGAACAGCAAAAACAGGTTATTGCGGAATGTGCGCGTGTTTTACATCCAGAAGGAAGTATATGCTGGCAAGTGGGAAATTTCGTGTCTAACGGCGAGATAACTCCATTAGACATTGTGTTGTACCCTGTTTTTGCATCTCTTGGCCTACATTTGCGAAATCGCATTGTGTGGGAATTTGGTCATGGACTTCATGCTTCAAAAAGATTTTCAGGAAGATATGAGGTGGTACTTTGGTTTACAAAGTCCAATAAATACACCTTTAATTTAGATCCGATTAGAGTACCTCAAAAATATCCTCAGAAAAAACATTTCAAGGGACCAAAAAAAGGTGAGTTATCTGGGAATCCATTAGGAAAAAACCCTAGCGATATTTGGGATGTCCCCAATGTAAAAGCAAACCATATAGAAAAAACCATTCATCCGTGTCAATTTCCTGTTGAGTTAATTGAGAGATTAGTTCTGTCAATGACTAATGAAAACGATTGGGTTCTTGATCCTTTTATGGGAGTAGGAAGTACCGCAATCGCATCCTTGATCCATAATCGAAGAGCTGTTGGTGCGGAAATTATGCCCGAGTATATTTCAATCGCTAAAGATAGGATTATTAAAGCAGTAAATGGCGAATTGCAGATTCGACCAATGGAGCGTCCAGTTTACAACCCTACTAAACCTACTGAGAATATTCCTCCCAAGGTCATTAAATTAGCAAAGATAAAAACTGCCCAGCTGAGCCTTATGGAGAAGCGTGGAAAATACAAAGTGGAGAAGAAAAAATGA